One segment of Paenibacillus rhizovicinus DNA contains the following:
- the panD gene encoding aspartate 1-decarboxylase — MFRTMMKSKLHRATVTEANLNYVGSITIDEDLMEMADIWPNEKVQIVNNNNGARLETYVITGPRGSGVICLNGAAARLVQPGDNVIIIAYGMMTEEEARSYKPKVVILDAANKPVQLMNEELHATIL; from the coding sequence ATGTTCAGAACAATGATGAAATCCAAGCTGCACCGAGCTACAGTAACTGAGGCGAATCTGAATTACGTCGGCAGCATTACCATCGACGAAGATCTGATGGAAATGGCGGATATTTGGCCGAACGAGAAAGTCCAGATCGTCAATAACAACAACGGGGCCCGTCTGGAAACCTACGTCATTACAGGCCCGCGCGGCTCCGGCGTTATCTGCTTGAACGGCGCTGCGGCAAGACTCGTGCAGCCCGGCGACAATGTCATCATTATCGCATACGGCATGATGACGGAAGAAGAAGCACGCAGCTACAAGCCGAAAGTCGTCATTTTGGATGCGGCTAACAAGCCCGTCCAATTGATGAACGAAGAACTGCACGCTACGATTTTGTAA